One segment of Gasterosteus aculeatus chromosome 3, fGasAcu3.hap1.1, whole genome shotgun sequence DNA contains the following:
- the snai2 gene encoding zinc finger protein SNAI2, translating to MPRSFLVKKHTNSARKPNYSELDSPTVFLTPHIYRGLPPPVIPAPDTLSPAAYSPITVWTTSSLPLSPLPSDLSPIPGYPSSLSDSSSKDHSGSESPRSDEDERVPPKLTDPRGAEAEKFQCGLCSKSYSTYSGLLKHKQLHCDAQTRKSFSCKYCEKEYVSLGALKMHIRTHTLPCVCKICGKAFSRPWLLQGHIRTHTGEKPFSCPHCNRAFADRSNLRAHLQTHSDVKKYQCKSCSKTFSRMSLLHKHEESGCCAAQ from the exons ATGCCACGTTCGTTTCTGGTGAAGAAACACACCAACTCCGCAAGGAAGCCAAACTACAGCGAACTGGACAGCCCGACAG TGTTCCTCACGCCGCACATCTACCGGGGCCTCCCCCCGCCCGTCATCCCCGCGCCGGACACCCTGAGCCCGGCCGCCTACAGCCCCATCACGGTGTGGaccaccagcagcctgccgCTGTCCCCGCTGCCCAGCGACCTGTCCCCCATCCCCGGCTACCCGTCGTCGCTCTCCGACTCCTCGTCCAAGGACCACAGCGGCTCCGAGAGCCCGAGGAGCGACGAGGACGAGCGCGTGCCGCCCAAGCTGACGGACCCCCGCGGCGCGGAGGCGGAGAAGTTCCAGTGCGGCTTGTGCAGCAAGTCGTACTCCACCTACTCGGGACTGCTGAAGCACAAGCAGCTGCACTGCGACGCGCAGACGAGGAAATCCTTCAGCTGCAAATACTGCGAGAAGGAGTACGTGAGCCTGGGGGCTCTGAAGATGCACATCAGGACTCACACGCTGCCTTGCGTTTGCAAGATATGCGGCAAAGCTTTCTCCAGACCGTGGCTGCTGCAGGGACACATCAGGACGCACACCG GAGAGAAGCCCTTCTCCTGCCCCCACTGCAACAGGGCTTTTGCGGACAGGTCCAATCTCAGGGCTCACCTACAGACCCATTCGGATGTGAAAAAATACCAATGCAAGAGCTGCTCCAAAACCTTCTCCAGGATGTCTCTTCTTCACAAGCACGAGGAGTCTGGCTGTTGTGCAGCACAATGA